One stretch of Patagioenas fasciata isolate bPatFas1 chromosome 9, bPatFas1.hap1, whole genome shotgun sequence DNA includes these proteins:
- the SLITRK3 gene encoding SLIT and NTRK-like protein 3, protein MMKPSTAETLHKGRMLWIILLSTIALAWTTPIPLIEDSEELDEPCFDPCYCEVKESLFHIHCDNKGFINISQITESWSRPFKLYLQRNSMRKLYTNSFLHLNNAVSINLGNNALQDIQTGAFNGLRVLKRLYLHENKLDIFRNDTFLGLESLEYLQADYNVIKRIESGAFRNLSKLRVLILNDNLIPMLPTNLFKSVSLTHLDLRGNRLKVLSYRGMLDHIGRSLMEIQLEENPWNCTCEIVQLKSWLERIPYTALVGDITCETPFHFHGKDLREIKRSKLCPMLSDSEVEASLGIPQLSSSKENAWPTKPSSMLSSFHFTASSVEYKTSNKQPKPTKQPRAPRPPPTPRGLYPGPNQPPVAAYQTRPPIPIICPTGCSCSLHINDLGLTVNCKERGFHNISELLPRPLNAKKLYLSGNLIQKIYRSDFWNFSSLDLLHLGNNRISYVQDGAFINLPNLKSLYLNGNDIERLTPGMFRGLQSLHYLYFEYNLIREIQPAAFSLMPNLKLLFLNDNLLRTLPTDAFAGTSLARLNLRNNHFLALPVAGVLEHLHAIVQIDLKLNPWDCTCELVPLKQWLEALSSVSVVGEVLCASPESLARRDLRFLELAALCPAALRPAAAAAAAASPPAAPPPPDATGAAAYELPPATAAVPLSVLILSLLVLFFSAVLVAAGLFAFVLRRRRRKLPFRGPRGEAADLGGLPLRCPRIFEEGGGGGGGGGGGGGGGERSPEKAPPAGHVYDYIPHPVTQMCNNPIYKPREEEEAAGGGGGEAAELLRGGGERFAHTTAATAAQEPGTNYRTLLEKEQEWSLAVSSSQLNTIVAVHPQHPAGGGLAAGGGGLGGAAAAGGTPRDRDRPPPCAVGFVDCLYGTVPKLKELHVHPPGMQYPDLQQDARLKETLLFAAGKGFSDHQTPTSEYLELRAKLQTKPDYLEVLEKTTYRF, encoded by the coding sequence ATGATGAAACCTTCCACGGCAGAGACGCTTCATAAAGGAAGGATGTTGTGGATAATTCTTCTAAGCACAATTGCGCTAGCATGGACTACACCAATTCCCTTGATAGAGGACTCGGAGGAACTCGATGAGCCCTGCTTTGATCCATGTTACTGTGAAGTGAAGGAGAGCCTTTTCCATATACATTGCGACAACAAAGGATTTATAAATATTAGTCAGATAACAGAGTCGTGGTCGAGACCTTTTAAACTTTATCTGCAGAGGAATTCCATGAGGAAATTGTACACCAACAGTTTTCTTCACTTGAACAATGCTGTGTCTATTAACCTTGGGAACAATGCACTGCAGGACATTCAGACGGGGGCTTTCAATGGGCTCCGAGTTCTAAAGAGGTTGTATTTGCACGAAAACAAATTGGACATTTTCAGAAACGACACTTTCCTGGGTTTGGAAAGTCTGGAATATCTGCAGGCAGATTACAATGTCATTAAACGGATTGAAAGCGGGGCATTTCGAAACCTAAGTAAATTGAGGGTCCTTATCCTAAATGACAATCTTATCCCCATGCTTCCCACCAACTTATTTAAGTCTGTGTCCTTAACCCACTTGGACTTGCGCGGGAACCGGCTAAAAGTCCTTTCGTACCGCGGGATGTTGGACCATATTGGCAGGAGCCTGATGGAGATCCAGCTGGAGGAGAACCCGTGGAACTGTACGTGTGAGATCGTGCAGCTAAAAAGCTGGCTGGAGCGCATCCCCTACACCGCCCTGGTGGGGGACATCACCTGCGAGACCCCCTTCCACTTCCACGGTAAGGACCTGCGGGAAATCAAAAGAAGTAAGCTCTGCCCCATGCTGTCCGACTCCGAGGTGGAAGCCAGTTTGGGCATCCCTCAGCTGTCGTCCAGCAAGGAGAACGCGTGGCCTACGAAGCCTTCCTCCATGTTGTCCTCCTTCCATTTCACCGCCTCCTCTGTTGAGTACAAAACATCCAACAAGCAGCCCAAACCCACCAAGCAGCCCAGGGCGCCCCGGCCTCCCCCAACACCCCGGGGCCTGTACCCTGGGCCGAACCAACCGCCCGTGGCTGCCTACCAGACCCggccccccatccccatcatctGCCCTACCGGGTGCTCTTGCAGTTTGCACATCAACGACCTGGGCCTGACGGTCAACTGCAAGGAGCGAGGGTTTCACAACATCTCCGAGCTCCTGCCCAGGCCCTTGAATGCCAAGAAGCTGTACCTGAGCGGGAATTTGATCCAGAAAATCTACCGCTCTGATTTCTGGAATTTTTCTTCCTTGGATCTCTTACACCTGGGGAACAACCGGATCTCCTACGTGCAGGACGGGGCTTTTATCAACCTGCCGAATCTCAAGAGCCTGTACCTGAACGGCAACGACATCGAGCGGCTCACCCCGGGCATGTTCCGGGGCCTGCAGAGTTTGCATTACTTGTACTTCGAGTACAACCTGATCAGGGAAATCCAGCCGGCGGCCTTCAGCCTCATGCCCAACTTGAAGCTGCTCTTCCTCAACGACAACTTGCTCCGCACCCTGCCCACCGACGCCTTCGCCGGCACCTCCCTGGCCCGTCTCAACCTGCGCAACAACCATTTCTTGGCGCTGCCGGTGGCCGGGGTGCTGGAGCATCTTCACGCCATCGTCCAGATCGACTTGAAGCTCAACCCTTGGGACTGCACCTGCGAGCTGGTGCCTCTGAAGCAGTGGCTGGAGGCGCTCAGCTCCGTCAGCGTGGTGGGCGaggtgctgtgtgccagcccgGAGAGCCTGGCCCGACGCGACCTGCGCTTCCTGGAGCTGGCCGCCCTCTGCCCCGCCGCCCtccgccccgccgccgcagctGCCGCAGCCGcctcgccccccgccgcccctccgCCGCCCGACGCCACCGGTGCCGCCGCCTACGAGCTGCCGCCGGCCACCGCCGCCGTGCCGCTGTCCGTCCTCATCCTCAGCCTCCTCGTTCTCTTTTTCTCCGCCGTGCTGGTGGCCGCCGGGCTTTTTGCCTTCGTGTTGCGCCGTCGCCGGCGGAAGCTGCCGTTCCGCGGCCCGCGGGGGGAGGCGGCCGACCTGGGGGGTTTGCCGCTGCGCTGCCCGCGGATCTTCGAGGAggggggcggcggtggcggcggaggaggagggggaggaggagggggggagcgCTCCCCGGAGAAGGCGCCCCCGGCGGGCCACGTCTACGATTACATCCCGCACCCGGTGACCCAGATGTGCAACAACCCCATCTACAAGccgagggaggaggaggaggcggcgggcggcggcggcggggaagcGGCGGAGCTGCTGCGGGGCGGCGGGGAGCGCTTCGCCCACAccaccgccgccaccgccgcgcaGGAGCCGGGCACCAACTACCGCACTTtgctggagaaggagcaggagtggagcttGGCCGTGTCCAGCTCGCAGCTCAACACCATCGTCGCCGTCCATCCCCAGCACCCCGCGGGCGGCGGgctggcggcgggcggcggcgggctcgggggggcggcggcggcgggtggGACCCCGCGGGACCGCGACCGCCCGCCACCCTGTGCCGTGGGCTTCGTGGACTGCCTGTACGGCACCGTGCCCAAGCTGAAGGAACTGCACGTCCACCCGCCTGGCATGCAATATCCGGACCTCCAGCAGGACGCCAGGCTGAAAGAAACCCTTCTCTTCGCGGCCGGCAAGGGCTTCTCAGACCACCAAACCCCCACAAGCGAATACCTCGAGTTAAGGGCCAAACTCCAAACCAAGCCGGATTACCTCGAAGTCCTGGAGAAGACCACGTACCGGTTCTga